One genomic region from Cucumis melo cultivar AY chromosome 9, USDA_Cmelo_AY_1.0, whole genome shotgun sequence encodes:
- the LOC103504590 gene encoding uncharacterized protein LOC103504590 isoform X2 has protein sequence MNVPFEGFAPVSAMCCLFNPLFCLLLVQIPFGSYQILSLWVMEEMGHWVTDSLPSFAKNLHVLLVDHDPFSLKHLASLLEQQSYNVTTTQLASIALSMIQEKGDRFDLVMANVSMPDMDSFSFLHVLLKMNIAVIFMSSGMNLSVATKALAEGACYFLQKPISKGDLKYMWQHVYRWNRNITKQTYKANCIETAKPRKESVGIQITDAVVLSRSAAAVSYNNNCCINYKPMKNKEKDKSEQIVSHDSLVGSFFGGKRLSADIEGLNLEKRVKYYSEPTKFGFSRIDEDHERRKECYIASDSRTRVVWNAERRRKFTDALNKLARPKLILKMMNEPCLTLRQVANHLQKYKAQVECFKRRESKLPYRREASKSNFSIRTQLPPLVQQHHETSRFTNGGLTSIFGGERFQLIAPKSLLSPRLPANNFINHDLTTLSHNFQHIGSNYDSVSYKVSKEVGLCPDNVQSFQKEGGAFRTDNCGKFALIGGGVQTTELNFSSVSKMTPELASSHVFDETQFPDNLLDGVVQEVDLTAFKIENQEEIHSMSRDIAVPDSFSLDNVFDGGQELPAASESRGNQQLAEYAYLLDVLEEDPYNFVSDLNLSDVDKYSEWLRNTVLENRSGPDSFISDNADAENSPVENRR, from the exons ATGAATGTCCCCTTTGAAGGTTTTGCTCCTGTTAGTGCAATGTGTTGCCTATTCAACCCCCTCTTTTGCCTCCTCCTTGTTCAAATCCCTTTTGGAAGCTACCAAAT ACTATCTCTGTGGGTAATGGAGGAAATGGGTCATTGGGTCACTGATTCTCTCCCTAGCTTTGCTAAAAATCTTCATGTCTTGCTGGTGGATCATGATCCTTTCTCTCTCAAGCACTTGGCTTCATTGCTTGAGCAACAGTCATACAATG TTACCACCACTCAACTAGCATCTATTGCTCTATCAATGATTCAGGAAAAAGGTGACCGGTTCGACCTTGTCATGGCTAACGTTAGCATGCCTGATATGGACAGTTTTTCGTTTTTGCACGTGCTCCTTAAGATGAATATTGCTGTCATTT TTATGTCCTCGGGGATGAACTTGAGTGTGGCCACGAAAGCATTGGCAGAAGGAGCATGCTATTTTCTTCAGAAACCTATTTCCAAGGGTGATCTCAAATATATGTGGCAACACGTGTATCGATGGAACAGAAACATAACCAAACAAACCTATAAAGCAAATTGTATAGAAACGGCAAAACCTAGAAAAGAATCTGTTGGTATCCAAATTACGGACGCTGTAGTTTTGTCGCGGTCTGCCGCTGCAGTTAGTTATAACAATAATTGTTGCATTAATTATAAACCTAtgaaaaataaggaaaaggatAAGAGTGAGCAAATTGTATCACATGATAGCCTGGTTGGATCTTTCTTTGGGGGAAAGAGATTAAGTGCTGACATAGAAGGATTAAACTTGGAAAAGAGAGTTAAATATTACTCAGAACCTACCAAGTTTGGATTTTCAAGAATTGATGAGGATCATGAAAGAAGGAAGGAATGTTATATTGCCAGTGATAGCAGAACACGTGTCGTTTGGAACGCGGAAAGACGTCGGAAGTTCACAGATGCCCTTAACAAGCTAG CTCGCCCAAAACTTATACTGAAGATGATGAACGAGCCATGTTTGACCCTGCGCCAGGTTGCAAACCACCTACAG AAATACAAAGCTCAAGTAGAATGCTTCAAAAGAAGAGAAAGTAAATTACCTTATAGGAGGGAGGCATCCAAATCCAATTTCTCAATCAGGACTCAACTTCCTCCACTGGTGCAGCAGCATCATGAGACGAGTAGATTTACAAATGGAGGTTTGACCTCTATTTTCGGGGGTGAAAGATTCCAACTCATTGCACCTAAAAGTCTGCTTAGTCCTAGACTGCCTGCCAACAACTTCATAAATCATGATCTGACAACGCTTAGCCATAATTTTCAGCACATCGGTTCAAACTATGATTCAGTTTCATATAAGGTCAGTAAGGAAGTTGGATTATGCCCTGATAATGTTCAATCATTTCAAAAGGAAGGGGGTGCTTTCCGCACTGACAATTGTGGAAAGTTTGCTCTGATTGGAGGGGGTGTTCAGACAACTGAGTTGAACTTCTCAAGTGTCTCTAAAATGACTCCAGAGTTAGCTTCGTCTCACGTATTTGATGAAACTCAATTCCCAGACAATCTTCTCGATGGTGTAGTTCAGGAGGTAGATTTGACtgcttttaaaattgaaaaccAAGAAGAGATTCACTCTATGTCGAGGGACATAGCTGTACCTGATTCGTTCAGCTTGGACAATGTTTTTGATGGTGGACAAGAACTTCCTGCAGCTTCTGAAAGTCGAGGAAACCAACAATTAGCAGAATATGCGTATCTCTTAGATGTATTAGAAGAAGATCCATACAACTTCGTCAGTGACTTGAACCTGAGCGATGTTGATAAATACAGTGAATGGCTGAGGAACACTGTACTTGAAAACAGAAGCGGTCCGGACAGTTTTATCAGTGACAATGCAGATGCAGAAAACTCTCCAGTCGAAAACCGTCGATAA
- the LOC103504590 gene encoding uncharacterized protein LOC103504590 isoform X1 yields the protein MNVPFEGFAPVSAMCCLFNPLFCLLLVQIPFGSYQILSLWVMEEMGHWVTDSLPSFAKNLHVLLVDHDPFSLKHLASLLEQQSYNVTTTQLASIALSMIQEKGDRFDLVMANVSMPDMDSFSFLHVLLKMNIAVIFMSSGMNLSVATKALAEGACYFLQKPISKGDLKYMWQHVYRWNRNITKQTYKANCIETAKPRKESVGIQITDAVVLSRSAAAVSYNNNCCINYKPMKNKEKDKSEQIVSHDSLVGSFFGGKRLSADIEGLNLEKRVKYYSEPTKFGFSRIDEDHERRKECYIASDSRTRVVWNAERRRKFTDALNKLGDKSRPKLILKMMNEPCLTLRQVANHLQKYKAQVECFKRRESKLPYRREASKSNFSIRTQLPPLVQQHHETSRFTNGGLTSIFGGERFQLIAPKSLLSPRLPANNFINHDLTTLSHNFQHIGSNYDSVSYKVSKEVGLCPDNVQSFQKEGGAFRTDNCGKFALIGGGVQTTELNFSSVSKMTPELASSHVFDETQFPDNLLDGVVQEVDLTAFKIENQEEIHSMSRDIAVPDSFSLDNVFDGGQELPAASESRGNQQLAEYAYLLDVLEEDPYNFVSDLNLSDVDKYSEWLRNTVLENRSGPDSFISDNADAENSPVENRR from the exons ATGAATGTCCCCTTTGAAGGTTTTGCTCCTGTTAGTGCAATGTGTTGCCTATTCAACCCCCTCTTTTGCCTCCTCCTTGTTCAAATCCCTTTTGGAAGCTACCAAAT ACTATCTCTGTGGGTAATGGAGGAAATGGGTCATTGGGTCACTGATTCTCTCCCTAGCTTTGCTAAAAATCTTCATGTCTTGCTGGTGGATCATGATCCTTTCTCTCTCAAGCACTTGGCTTCATTGCTTGAGCAACAGTCATACAATG TTACCACCACTCAACTAGCATCTATTGCTCTATCAATGATTCAGGAAAAAGGTGACCGGTTCGACCTTGTCATGGCTAACGTTAGCATGCCTGATATGGACAGTTTTTCGTTTTTGCACGTGCTCCTTAAGATGAATATTGCTGTCATTT TTATGTCCTCGGGGATGAACTTGAGTGTGGCCACGAAAGCATTGGCAGAAGGAGCATGCTATTTTCTTCAGAAACCTATTTCCAAGGGTGATCTCAAATATATGTGGCAACACGTGTATCGATGGAACAGAAACATAACCAAACAAACCTATAAAGCAAATTGTATAGAAACGGCAAAACCTAGAAAAGAATCTGTTGGTATCCAAATTACGGACGCTGTAGTTTTGTCGCGGTCTGCCGCTGCAGTTAGTTATAACAATAATTGTTGCATTAATTATAAACCTAtgaaaaataaggaaaaggatAAGAGTGAGCAAATTGTATCACATGATAGCCTGGTTGGATCTTTCTTTGGGGGAAAGAGATTAAGTGCTGACATAGAAGGATTAAACTTGGAAAAGAGAGTTAAATATTACTCAGAACCTACCAAGTTTGGATTTTCAAGAATTGATGAGGATCATGAAAGAAGGAAGGAATGTTATATTGCCAGTGATAGCAGAACACGTGTCGTTTGGAACGCGGAAAGACGTCGGAAGTTCACAGATGCCCTTAACAAGCTAGGTGATAAAT CTCGCCCAAAACTTATACTGAAGATGATGAACGAGCCATGTTTGACCCTGCGCCAGGTTGCAAACCACCTACAG AAATACAAAGCTCAAGTAGAATGCTTCAAAAGAAGAGAAAGTAAATTACCTTATAGGAGGGAGGCATCCAAATCCAATTTCTCAATCAGGACTCAACTTCCTCCACTGGTGCAGCAGCATCATGAGACGAGTAGATTTACAAATGGAGGTTTGACCTCTATTTTCGGGGGTGAAAGATTCCAACTCATTGCACCTAAAAGTCTGCTTAGTCCTAGACTGCCTGCCAACAACTTCATAAATCATGATCTGACAACGCTTAGCCATAATTTTCAGCACATCGGTTCAAACTATGATTCAGTTTCATATAAGGTCAGTAAGGAAGTTGGATTATGCCCTGATAATGTTCAATCATTTCAAAAGGAAGGGGGTGCTTTCCGCACTGACAATTGTGGAAAGTTTGCTCTGATTGGAGGGGGTGTTCAGACAACTGAGTTGAACTTCTCAAGTGTCTCTAAAATGACTCCAGAGTTAGCTTCGTCTCACGTATTTGATGAAACTCAATTCCCAGACAATCTTCTCGATGGTGTAGTTCAGGAGGTAGATTTGACtgcttttaaaattgaaaaccAAGAAGAGATTCACTCTATGTCGAGGGACATAGCTGTACCTGATTCGTTCAGCTTGGACAATGTTTTTGATGGTGGACAAGAACTTCCTGCAGCTTCTGAAAGTCGAGGAAACCAACAATTAGCAGAATATGCGTATCTCTTAGATGTATTAGAAGAAGATCCATACAACTTCGTCAGTGACTTGAACCTGAGCGATGTTGATAAATACAGTGAATGGCTGAGGAACACTGTACTTGAAAACAGAAGCGGTCCGGACAGTTTTATCAGTGACAATGCAGATGCAGAAAACTCTCCAGTCGAAAACCGTCGATAA
- the LOC103504590 gene encoding uncharacterized protein LOC103504590 isoform X3: MNVPFEGFAPVSAMCCLFNPLFCLLLVQIPFGSYQILSLWVMEEMGHWVTDSLPSFAKNLHVLLVDHDPFSLKHLASLLEQQSYNVTTTQLASIALSMIQEKVMSSGMNLSVATKALAEGACYFLQKPISKGDLKYMWQHVYRWNRNITKQTYKANCIETAKPRKESVGIQITDAVVLSRSAAAVSYNNNCCINYKPMKNKEKDKSEQIVSHDSLVGSFFGGKRLSADIEGLNLEKRVKYYSEPTKFGFSRIDEDHERRKECYIASDSRTRVVWNAERRRKFTDALNKLGDKSRPKLILKMMNEPCLTLRQVANHLQKYKAQVECFKRRESKLPYRREASKSNFSIRTQLPPLVQQHHETSRFTNGGLTSIFGGERFQLIAPKSLLSPRLPANNFINHDLTTLSHNFQHIGSNYDSVSYKVSKEVGLCPDNVQSFQKEGGAFRTDNCGKFALIGGGVQTTELNFSSVSKMTPELASSHVFDETQFPDNLLDGVVQEVDLTAFKIENQEEIHSMSRDIAVPDSFSLDNVFDGGQELPAASESRGNQQLAEYAYLLDVLEEDPYNFVSDLNLSDVDKYSEWLRNTVLENRSGPDSFISDNADAENSPVENRR; encoded by the exons ATGAATGTCCCCTTTGAAGGTTTTGCTCCTGTTAGTGCAATGTGTTGCCTATTCAACCCCCTCTTTTGCCTCCTCCTTGTTCAAATCCCTTTTGGAAGCTACCAAAT ACTATCTCTGTGGGTAATGGAGGAAATGGGTCATTGGGTCACTGATTCTCTCCCTAGCTTTGCTAAAAATCTTCATGTCTTGCTGGTGGATCATGATCCTTTCTCTCTCAAGCACTTGGCTTCATTGCTTGAGCAACAGTCATACAATG TTACCACCACTCAACTAGCATCTATTGCTCTATCAATGATTCAGGAAAAAG TTATGTCCTCGGGGATGAACTTGAGTGTGGCCACGAAAGCATTGGCAGAAGGAGCATGCTATTTTCTTCAGAAACCTATTTCCAAGGGTGATCTCAAATATATGTGGCAACACGTGTATCGATGGAACAGAAACATAACCAAACAAACCTATAAAGCAAATTGTATAGAAACGGCAAAACCTAGAAAAGAATCTGTTGGTATCCAAATTACGGACGCTGTAGTTTTGTCGCGGTCTGCCGCTGCAGTTAGTTATAACAATAATTGTTGCATTAATTATAAACCTAtgaaaaataaggaaaaggatAAGAGTGAGCAAATTGTATCACATGATAGCCTGGTTGGATCTTTCTTTGGGGGAAAGAGATTAAGTGCTGACATAGAAGGATTAAACTTGGAAAAGAGAGTTAAATATTACTCAGAACCTACCAAGTTTGGATTTTCAAGAATTGATGAGGATCATGAAAGAAGGAAGGAATGTTATATTGCCAGTGATAGCAGAACACGTGTCGTTTGGAACGCGGAAAGACGTCGGAAGTTCACAGATGCCCTTAACAAGCTAGGTGATAAAT CTCGCCCAAAACTTATACTGAAGATGATGAACGAGCCATGTTTGACCCTGCGCCAGGTTGCAAACCACCTACAG AAATACAAAGCTCAAGTAGAATGCTTCAAAAGAAGAGAAAGTAAATTACCTTATAGGAGGGAGGCATCCAAATCCAATTTCTCAATCAGGACTCAACTTCCTCCACTGGTGCAGCAGCATCATGAGACGAGTAGATTTACAAATGGAGGTTTGACCTCTATTTTCGGGGGTGAAAGATTCCAACTCATTGCACCTAAAAGTCTGCTTAGTCCTAGACTGCCTGCCAACAACTTCATAAATCATGATCTGACAACGCTTAGCCATAATTTTCAGCACATCGGTTCAAACTATGATTCAGTTTCATATAAGGTCAGTAAGGAAGTTGGATTATGCCCTGATAATGTTCAATCATTTCAAAAGGAAGGGGGTGCTTTCCGCACTGACAATTGTGGAAAGTTTGCTCTGATTGGAGGGGGTGTTCAGACAACTGAGTTGAACTTCTCAAGTGTCTCTAAAATGACTCCAGAGTTAGCTTCGTCTCACGTATTTGATGAAACTCAATTCCCAGACAATCTTCTCGATGGTGTAGTTCAGGAGGTAGATTTGACtgcttttaaaattgaaaaccAAGAAGAGATTCACTCTATGTCGAGGGACATAGCTGTACCTGATTCGTTCAGCTTGGACAATGTTTTTGATGGTGGACAAGAACTTCCTGCAGCTTCTGAAAGTCGAGGAAACCAACAATTAGCAGAATATGCGTATCTCTTAGATGTATTAGAAGAAGATCCATACAACTTCGTCAGTGACTTGAACCTGAGCGATGTTGATAAATACAGTGAATGGCTGAGGAACACTGTACTTGAAAACAGAAGCGGTCCGGACAGTTTTATCAGTGACAATGCAGATGCAGAAAACTCTCCAGTCGAAAACCGTCGATAA
- the LOC103504590 gene encoding uncharacterized protein LOC103504590 isoform X6 has product MSPLKVLLLLVQCVAYSTPSFASSLFKSLLEATKFTTTQLASIALSMIQEKGDRFDLVMANVSMPDMDSFSFLHVLLKMNIAVIFMSSGMNLSVATKALAEGACYFLQKPISKGDLKYMWQHVYRWNRNITKQTYKANCIETAKPRKESVGIQITDAVVLSRSAAAVSYNNNCCINYKPMKNKEKDKSEQIVSHDSLVGSFFGGKRLSADIEGLNLEKRVKYYSEPTKFGFSRIDEDHERRKECYIASDSRTRVVWNAERRRKFTDALNKLARPKLILKMMNEPCLTLRQVANHLQKYKAQVECFKRRESKLPYRREASKSNFSIRTQLPPLVQQHHETSRFTNGGLTSIFGGERFQLIAPKSLLSPRLPANNFINHDLTTLSHNFQHIGSNYDSVSYKVSKEVGLCPDNVQSFQKEGGAFRTDNCGKFALIGGGVQTTELNFSSVSKMTPELASSHVFDETQFPDNLLDGVVQEVDLTAFKIENQEEIHSMSRDIAVPDSFSLDNVFDGGQELPAASESRGNQQLAEYAYLLDVLEEDPYNFVSDLNLSDVDKYSEWLRNTVLENRSGPDSFISDNADAENSPVENRR; this is encoded by the exons ATGTCCCCTTTGAAGGTTTTGCTCCTGTTAGTGCAATGTGTTGCCTATTCAACCCCCTCTTTTGCCTCCTCCTTGTTCAAATCCCTTTTGGAAGCTACCAAAT TTACCACCACTCAACTAGCATCTATTGCTCTATCAATGATTCAGGAAAAAGGTGACCGGTTCGACCTTGTCATGGCTAACGTTAGCATGCCTGATATGGACAGTTTTTCGTTTTTGCACGTGCTCCTTAAGATGAATATTGCTGTCATTT TTATGTCCTCGGGGATGAACTTGAGTGTGGCCACGAAAGCATTGGCAGAAGGAGCATGCTATTTTCTTCAGAAACCTATTTCCAAGGGTGATCTCAAATATATGTGGCAACACGTGTATCGATGGAACAGAAACATAACCAAACAAACCTATAAAGCAAATTGTATAGAAACGGCAAAACCTAGAAAAGAATCTGTTGGTATCCAAATTACGGACGCTGTAGTTTTGTCGCGGTCTGCCGCTGCAGTTAGTTATAACAATAATTGTTGCATTAATTATAAACCTAtgaaaaataaggaaaaggatAAGAGTGAGCAAATTGTATCACATGATAGCCTGGTTGGATCTTTCTTTGGGGGAAAGAGATTAAGTGCTGACATAGAAGGATTAAACTTGGAAAAGAGAGTTAAATATTACTCAGAACCTACCAAGTTTGGATTTTCAAGAATTGATGAGGATCATGAAAGAAGGAAGGAATGTTATATTGCCAGTGATAGCAGAACACGTGTCGTTTGGAACGCGGAAAGACGTCGGAAGTTCACAGATGCCCTTAACAAGCTAG CTCGCCCAAAACTTATACTGAAGATGATGAACGAGCCATGTTTGACCCTGCGCCAGGTTGCAAACCACCTACAG AAATACAAAGCTCAAGTAGAATGCTTCAAAAGAAGAGAAAGTAAATTACCTTATAGGAGGGAGGCATCCAAATCCAATTTCTCAATCAGGACTCAACTTCCTCCACTGGTGCAGCAGCATCATGAGACGAGTAGATTTACAAATGGAGGTTTGACCTCTATTTTCGGGGGTGAAAGATTCCAACTCATTGCACCTAAAAGTCTGCTTAGTCCTAGACTGCCTGCCAACAACTTCATAAATCATGATCTGACAACGCTTAGCCATAATTTTCAGCACATCGGTTCAAACTATGATTCAGTTTCATATAAGGTCAGTAAGGAAGTTGGATTATGCCCTGATAATGTTCAATCATTTCAAAAGGAAGGGGGTGCTTTCCGCACTGACAATTGTGGAAAGTTTGCTCTGATTGGAGGGGGTGTTCAGACAACTGAGTTGAACTTCTCAAGTGTCTCTAAAATGACTCCAGAGTTAGCTTCGTCTCACGTATTTGATGAAACTCAATTCCCAGACAATCTTCTCGATGGTGTAGTTCAGGAGGTAGATTTGACtgcttttaaaattgaaaaccAAGAAGAGATTCACTCTATGTCGAGGGACATAGCTGTACCTGATTCGTTCAGCTTGGACAATGTTTTTGATGGTGGACAAGAACTTCCTGCAGCTTCTGAAAGTCGAGGAAACCAACAATTAGCAGAATATGCGTATCTCTTAGATGTATTAGAAGAAGATCCATACAACTTCGTCAGTGACTTGAACCTGAGCGATGTTGATAAATACAGTGAATGGCTGAGGAACACTGTACTTGAAAACAGAAGCGGTCCGGACAGTTTTATCAGTGACAATGCAGATGCAGAAAACTCTCCAGTCGAAAACCGTCGATAA
- the LOC103504590 gene encoding uncharacterized protein LOC103504590 isoform X8 — MSPLKVLLLLVQCVAYSTPSFASSLFKSLLEATKFTTTQLASIALSMIQEKVMSSGMNLSVATKALAEGACYFLQKPISKGDLKYMWQHVYRWNRNITKQTYKANCIETAKPRKESVGIQITDAVVLSRSAAAVSYNNNCCINYKPMKNKEKDKSEQIVSHDSLVGSFFGGKRLSADIEGLNLEKRVKYYSEPTKFGFSRIDEDHERRKECYIASDSRTRVVWNAERRRKFTDALNKLGDKSRPKLILKMMNEPCLTLRQVANHLQKYKAQVECFKRRESKLPYRREASKSNFSIRTQLPPLVQQHHETSRFTNGGLTSIFGGERFQLIAPKSLLSPRLPANNFINHDLTTLSHNFQHIGSNYDSVSYKVSKEVGLCPDNVQSFQKEGGAFRTDNCGKFALIGGGVQTTELNFSSVSKMTPELASSHVFDETQFPDNLLDGVVQEVDLTAFKIENQEEIHSMSRDIAVPDSFSLDNVFDGGQELPAASESRGNQQLAEYAYLLDVLEEDPYNFVSDLNLSDVDKYSEWLRNTVLENRSGPDSFISDNADAENSPVENRR; from the exons ATGTCCCCTTTGAAGGTTTTGCTCCTGTTAGTGCAATGTGTTGCCTATTCAACCCCCTCTTTTGCCTCCTCCTTGTTCAAATCCCTTTTGGAAGCTACCAAAT TTACCACCACTCAACTAGCATCTATTGCTCTATCAATGATTCAGGAAAAAG TTATGTCCTCGGGGATGAACTTGAGTGTGGCCACGAAAGCATTGGCAGAAGGAGCATGCTATTTTCTTCAGAAACCTATTTCCAAGGGTGATCTCAAATATATGTGGCAACACGTGTATCGATGGAACAGAAACATAACCAAACAAACCTATAAAGCAAATTGTATAGAAACGGCAAAACCTAGAAAAGAATCTGTTGGTATCCAAATTACGGACGCTGTAGTTTTGTCGCGGTCTGCCGCTGCAGTTAGTTATAACAATAATTGTTGCATTAATTATAAACCTAtgaaaaataaggaaaaggatAAGAGTGAGCAAATTGTATCACATGATAGCCTGGTTGGATCTTTCTTTGGGGGAAAGAGATTAAGTGCTGACATAGAAGGATTAAACTTGGAAAAGAGAGTTAAATATTACTCAGAACCTACCAAGTTTGGATTTTCAAGAATTGATGAGGATCATGAAAGAAGGAAGGAATGTTATATTGCCAGTGATAGCAGAACACGTGTCGTTTGGAACGCGGAAAGACGTCGGAAGTTCACAGATGCCCTTAACAAGCTAGGTGATAAAT CTCGCCCAAAACTTATACTGAAGATGATGAACGAGCCATGTTTGACCCTGCGCCAGGTTGCAAACCACCTACAG AAATACAAAGCTCAAGTAGAATGCTTCAAAAGAAGAGAAAGTAAATTACCTTATAGGAGGGAGGCATCCAAATCCAATTTCTCAATCAGGACTCAACTTCCTCCACTGGTGCAGCAGCATCATGAGACGAGTAGATTTACAAATGGAGGTTTGACCTCTATTTTCGGGGGTGAAAGATTCCAACTCATTGCACCTAAAAGTCTGCTTAGTCCTAGACTGCCTGCCAACAACTTCATAAATCATGATCTGACAACGCTTAGCCATAATTTTCAGCACATCGGTTCAAACTATGATTCAGTTTCATATAAGGTCAGTAAGGAAGTTGGATTATGCCCTGATAATGTTCAATCATTTCAAAAGGAAGGGGGTGCTTTCCGCACTGACAATTGTGGAAAGTTTGCTCTGATTGGAGGGGGTGTTCAGACAACTGAGTTGAACTTCTCAAGTGTCTCTAAAATGACTCCAGAGTTAGCTTCGTCTCACGTATTTGATGAAACTCAATTCCCAGACAATCTTCTCGATGGTGTAGTTCAGGAGGTAGATTTGACtgcttttaaaattgaaaaccAAGAAGAGATTCACTCTATGTCGAGGGACATAGCTGTACCTGATTCGTTCAGCTTGGACAATGTTTTTGATGGTGGACAAGAACTTCCTGCAGCTTCTGAAAGTCGAGGAAACCAACAATTAGCAGAATATGCGTATCTCTTAGATGTATTAGAAGAAGATCCATACAACTTCGTCAGTGACTTGAACCTGAGCGATGTTGATAAATACAGTGAATGGCTGAGGAACACTGTACTTGAAAACAGAAGCGGTCCGGACAGTTTTATCAGTGACAATGCAGATGCAGAAAACTCTCCAGTCGAAAACCGTCGATAA
- the LOC103504590 gene encoding uncharacterized protein LOC103504590 isoform X5: protein MSPLKVLLLLVQCVAYSTPSFASSLFKSLLEATKFTTTQLASIALSMIQEKGDRFDLVMANVSMPDMDSFSFLHVLLKMNIAVIFMSSGMNLSVATKALAEGACYFLQKPISKGDLKYMWQHVYRWNRNITKQTYKANCIETAKPRKESVGIQITDAVVLSRSAAAVSYNNNCCINYKPMKNKEKDKSEQIVSHDSLVGSFFGGKRLSADIEGLNLEKRVKYYSEPTKFGFSRIDEDHERRKECYIASDSRTRVVWNAERRRKFTDALNKLGDKSRPKLILKMMNEPCLTLRQVANHLQKYKAQVECFKRRESKLPYRREASKSNFSIRTQLPPLVQQHHETSRFTNGGLTSIFGGERFQLIAPKSLLSPRLPANNFINHDLTTLSHNFQHIGSNYDSVSYKVSKEVGLCPDNVQSFQKEGGAFRTDNCGKFALIGGGVQTTELNFSSVSKMTPELASSHVFDETQFPDNLLDGVVQEVDLTAFKIENQEEIHSMSRDIAVPDSFSLDNVFDGGQELPAASESRGNQQLAEYAYLLDVLEEDPYNFVSDLNLSDVDKYSEWLRNTVLENRSGPDSFISDNADAENSPVENRR from the exons ATGTCCCCTTTGAAGGTTTTGCTCCTGTTAGTGCAATGTGTTGCCTATTCAACCCCCTCTTTTGCCTCCTCCTTGTTCAAATCCCTTTTGGAAGCTACCAAAT TTACCACCACTCAACTAGCATCTATTGCTCTATCAATGATTCAGGAAAAAGGTGACCGGTTCGACCTTGTCATGGCTAACGTTAGCATGCCTGATATGGACAGTTTTTCGTTTTTGCACGTGCTCCTTAAGATGAATATTGCTGTCATTT TTATGTCCTCGGGGATGAACTTGAGTGTGGCCACGAAAGCATTGGCAGAAGGAGCATGCTATTTTCTTCAGAAACCTATTTCCAAGGGTGATCTCAAATATATGTGGCAACACGTGTATCGATGGAACAGAAACATAACCAAACAAACCTATAAAGCAAATTGTATAGAAACGGCAAAACCTAGAAAAGAATCTGTTGGTATCCAAATTACGGACGCTGTAGTTTTGTCGCGGTCTGCCGCTGCAGTTAGTTATAACAATAATTGTTGCATTAATTATAAACCTAtgaaaaataaggaaaaggatAAGAGTGAGCAAATTGTATCACATGATAGCCTGGTTGGATCTTTCTTTGGGGGAAAGAGATTAAGTGCTGACATAGAAGGATTAAACTTGGAAAAGAGAGTTAAATATTACTCAGAACCTACCAAGTTTGGATTTTCAAGAATTGATGAGGATCATGAAAGAAGGAAGGAATGTTATATTGCCAGTGATAGCAGAACACGTGTCGTTTGGAACGCGGAAAGACGTCGGAAGTTCACAGATGCCCTTAACAAGCTAGGTGATAAAT CTCGCCCAAAACTTATACTGAAGATGATGAACGAGCCATGTTTGACCCTGCGCCAGGTTGCAAACCACCTACAG AAATACAAAGCTCAAGTAGAATGCTTCAAAAGAAGAGAAAGTAAATTACCTTATAGGAGGGAGGCATCCAAATCCAATTTCTCAATCAGGACTCAACTTCCTCCACTGGTGCAGCAGCATCATGAGACGAGTAGATTTACAAATGGAGGTTTGACCTCTATTTTCGGGGGTGAAAGATTCCAACTCATTGCACCTAAAAGTCTGCTTAGTCCTAGACTGCCTGCCAACAACTTCATAAATCATGATCTGACAACGCTTAGCCATAATTTTCAGCACATCGGTTCAAACTATGATTCAGTTTCATATAAGGTCAGTAAGGAAGTTGGATTATGCCCTGATAATGTTCAATCATTTCAAAAGGAAGGGGGTGCTTTCCGCACTGACAATTGTGGAAAGTTTGCTCTGATTGGAGGGGGTGTTCAGACAACTGAGTTGAACTTCTCAAGTGTCTCTAAAATGACTCCAGAGTTAGCTTCGTCTCACGTATTTGATGAAACTCAATTCCCAGACAATCTTCTCGATGGTGTAGTTCAGGAGGTAGATTTGACtgcttttaaaattgaaaaccAAGAAGAGATTCACTCTATGTCGAGGGACATAGCTGTACCTGATTCGTTCAGCTTGGACAATGTTTTTGATGGTGGACAAGAACTTCCTGCAGCTTCTGAAAGTCGAGGAAACCAACAATTAGCAGAATATGCGTATCTCTTAGATGTATTAGAAGAAGATCCATACAACTTCGTCAGTGACTTGAACCTGAGCGATGTTGATAAATACAGTGAATGGCTGAGGAACACTGTACTTGAAAACAGAAGCGGTCCGGACAGTTTTATCAGTGACAATGCAGATGCAGAAAACTCTCCAGTCGAAAACCGTCGATAA